In a genomic window of Trichoderma atroviride chromosome 4, complete sequence:
- a CDS encoding uncharacterized protein (EggNog:ENOG41), with protein MDNSQRRASGIPRLSRLPRPVSVVQPTPSPTPAPAPAASSTSSLRPRPSRDSLAGDATSARDIQNPKLRASTSRGQLRPGANISERKPSLRNSTSNSSLRSNSTRTPASKPAASKPTGPVSKPLRNISESQRWSTTTNAPASQYKSWAEPSDSSKLDFERDEDSTEASNDLLTSYLNDSAGLSHQVDDGEPPALSPRALSPRALSPRALSPRAFSPSALSPRALSPLSPATSPRGDMPQINAPKPSLSDRTIETLSHLPSSPALRKGSTNSFFDSGRPMSRAESSASRPSSSYTSGGSAGHPSRPGSSGGGDDSGFSNPRKSSANLFKRPLSVIQGTPDRAPGVASSGAQRPRPASRLSGVASKPSSSMPEFRSPSPDKLGKTPTKKVQKPASRPLKPKASARGLAKKAALDAGEKSGSGASAWDGTIAPPAAAVNEDADEPNQTAQKSSTALRDQIAKAKAARRAAMKQTQDQDQAPGAASTPNEMAAIPSNSSFNYDAAFEDPFNLNKGQDAGEMVLKQRIGAARTSGKLNIAALGLKEMPSDVMKMYDMESIGAGGSWAESVELTRLIAADNELETLDDVMFPDLGLEELENDEEGRGNMFGGLETVDLHGNKLLTIPMGFRRFLQLTTLNLSSNRLENGCLEIVAQMTAVRDLKLANNHLTGQLGSCLTSLSALEILDAHGNKLSALPSNIEDLSRLRVLNLSENSFESLAFEGLSKLPLTELDLKKNQLSGTLIDESIDSLPTLQTLDVSVNRLTRLVPADTSINLPVVHTLTLSMNRLQELPDMATWTSLLTLAADTNNISSIPLSFTSLEKVRQADFSSNDIRVVPPEISRMDSLTLLRLSGNPLRDKKFASASTEDIKEALSTRLEPPPPYQEPAGQEPITTMISQLDIEKKQDNMTTINADDADSRSEGDDDFATPPTSAPHSPARSRAQTLVRETWPVKTGGLLDRSRTETSSLSPEMCAELSRSYQIRQAHLHHNLLSAFPGSLQFFSQTLTSLSLSHNKISGDAYLTEDVSLPALTELNLSSNTITSLAAVKGLKVVDVSSNDIGHLDPRLGLLGGKDGLERLEVTGNRFKVPKWNILERGTAVTMKWLRGRIPAEEMEEWRAVNGEDDSDVD; from the exons ATGGATAACTCCCAGAGACGAGCCAGCGGCATCCCCCGCCTCTCTCGGCTTCCTCGCCCAGTCTCCGTAGTCCAGCCAACACCATCTCCAActccggctccggctccggcTGCAAGCTCCACGTCATCGCTTCGTCCAAGGCCATCCCGTGATAGTCTTGCGGGAGACGCAACTAGTGCCAGGGATATCCAGAACCCAAAGCTCCGGGCCTCTACTTCCCGTGGCCAATTGCGCCCCGGCGCCAACATCAGCGAACGAAAGCCATCTTTACGAAACTCAACGTCCAATTCTTCGCTTCGTTCCAACTCCACTCGCACGCCTGCCTCAAAACCTGCTGCCTCGAAACCTACTGGCCCGGTGTCGAAGCCCTTACGAAATATATCCGAGTCCCAAAGATGGAGCACTACTACAAACGCCCCAGCGTCGCAGTATAAGTCTTGGGCAGAGCCATCAGACTCCAGCAAGCTTGATTTTGAGCGGGATGAAGATTCTACAGAAGCATCCAACGACCTGCTCACTTCCTATTTGAATGACTCTGCAGGCTTATCACACCAGGTCGACGATGGAGAGCCCCCGGCTCTCTCACCTCGGGCTCTTTCACCTCGGGCTCTCTCACCTCGGGCCCTCTCGCCCCGGGCCTTTTCACCTTCAGCTCTCTCACCTCGAGCTCTCTCGCCTTTGTCCCCGGCTACCTCTCCGAGGGGAGACATGCCCCAGATCAATGCGCCGAAACCCTCGCTTTCTGATCGCACTATTGAAACTCTTTCGcatctgccttcttctcccgcttTAAGAAAAGGGTCAACAAATTCATTCTTTGACTCAGGCAGGCCCATGTCGCGAGCCGAGAGCTCTgcttcaaggccaagctcCAGCTATACTTCTGGTGGATCTGCAGGGCATCCGTCACGCCCAGGTTCGAGTGGCGGAGGAGACGATTCAGGGTTCTCAAATCCCAGAAAGTCATCAGCCAATCTTTTCAAACGACCTCTTTCGGTTATTCAAGGTACTCCTGATAGAGCTCCAGGCGTCGCATCCAGCGGCGCACAGAGACCGCGTCCAGCCAGTCGTCTTTCTGGAGTAGCCTCGaaaccatcttcttctatgCCGGAGTTcagaagcccaagcccagaTAAACTAGGTAAAACGCCGACGAAGAAAGTTCAGAAGCCAGCGTCCAGGCCACTAAAGCCGAAAGCATCTGCCCGCGGGCTTGCCAAAAAAGCAGCACTTGATGCCGGAGAGAAATCAGGAAGCGGTGCCTCTGCCTGGGACGGTACCATCGCCCCACCTGCTGCAGCAGtgaatgaagatgctgatgagCCGAATCAGACGGCCCAAAAGTCGTCAACAGCACTTCGAGATCAAATTGCCAAAGCAAAGGCAGCTCGGAGAGCGGCTATGAAGCAAACTCAGGATCAGGATCAGGCGCCTGGTGCAGCATCGACTCCTAACGAAATGGCAGCGATTCCCTCAAATAGTAGTTTCAATTACGATGCAGCATTCGAAGATCCTTTCAATTTGAACAAGggccaagatgctggcgAAATGGTCTTGAAACAGCGTATTGGAGCAGCAAGAACAAGCGGTAAGCTGAACATTGCAGCTTTAGGGCTGAAAGAGATGCCAAGCGATGTTATGAAAATGTACGACATGGAGTCTATTGGCGCTGGTGGGAGCTGGGCAGAGAGCGTGGAGTTGACCAGGCTTATCGCCGCAGATAATGAGCTAGAGACGTTGGACGACGTCATGTTTCCAgaccttggccttgaagagcttgagaaCGATGAGGAGGGCCGTGGTAACATGTTTGGAGGGCTCGAGACAGTCGATTTGCATGGCAATAAGCTGCTAACGATTCCTATGGGATTCCGCCGCTTCTTACAGTTAACCACTCTCAATCTG TCGTCAAATCGCCTAGAAAATGGCTGCCTTGAGATTGTCGCGCAGATGACGGCGGTTCGAGATCTCAAATTAGCAAATAATCACCTCACTGGACAATTGGGCTCATGCCTCACTAGCTTGAGTGCGCTGGAGATTCTCGATGCTCATGGAAACAAGCTCTCTGCCCTGCCGTCCAACATTGAAGACCTTTCTCGGCTGCGTGTTCTCAACTTGAGCGAAAACAGCTTTGAATCGCTTGCATTCGAGGGACTTTCGAAACTGCCGCTGACTGAGCTTGATTTGAAGAAAAATCAGCTTTCTGGAACTCTTATTGACGAATCTATCGACTCTCTACCGACACTTCAAACTCTTGATGTCTCGGTAAATAGGCTAACACGACTTGTGCCTGCCGATACCTCGATCAACCTTCCCGTTGTCCATACTCTTACTCTCTCGATGAACCGGCTGCAGGAGCTCCCAGATATGGCCACATGGACAAGTCTCTTGACCCTTGCAGCAGACACAAacaacatctccagcatTCCCCTAAGCTTTACTAGCCTCGAAAAAGTACGACAAGCAGACTTCTCTAGCAATGATATCCGCGTAGTTCCACCTGAGATTTCTCGCATGGACAGCCTCACTTTGCTTCGGCTCAGTGGTAACCCGCTACGTGACAAGAAATTCGCTTCAGCCTCGACAGAGGATATCAAGGAGGCGTTATCGACGAGACTGGAACCTCCTCCCCCGTACCAGGAACCGGCCGGTCAGGAGCCCATCACTACCATGATAAGCCAACTTGacattgagaagaagcaggatAATATGACAACAATCAATGCCGACGATGCAGATAGCAGATCAGAAGGTGACGATGATTTTGCCACACCTCCAACGTCTGCGCCGCATTCACCTGCTAGATCTCGAGCTCAGACGTTAGTGAGAGAGACTTGGCCGGTCAAGACAGGCGGGCTTCTCGATCGTTCACGCACCGAGACGTCTTCATTGAGCCCGGAAATGTGCGCCGAACTTTCCAGGAGTTACCAGATAAGGCAGgcacatcttcatcataaTCTGCTGAGTGCGTTCCCCGGATCCCTTCAGTTCTTCTCACAGACTCTTACGTCTCTGTCCTTGAGCCACAACAAAATCTCGGGCGACGCCTACCTGACAGAAGATGTGAGCTTGCCGGCTTTGACAGAATTGAATTTGAGCTCAAATACCATCACCAGCCTAG CTGCCGTCAAGGGCCTCAAAGTTGTTGATGTGTCGAGCAATGACATTGGACATCTGGATCCCCGGCTCGGCCTCTTGGGTGGAAAAGATGGGCTCGAGCGGCTTGAAGTGACAGGAAATCGATTCAAGGTGCCCAAATGGAATATCCTGGAAAGGGGGACTGCAGTCACAATGAAATGGCTCCGAGGGCGAATCCCAgctgaagagatggaagagtgGAGAGCTGTAAACGGGGAAGATGACTCTGACGTGGACTAA
- a CDS encoding uncharacterized protein (EggNog:ENOG41) — MNLARIPSVRAVLGISLTLVLATFFFSPSYSMESRDNSSGPIAGLRVAIKQTSTSPLTIASTVINDNEHTVTYLVYNSPLDTAAPSIGLLTITPSGASEPLALPKLQIQRQWPPGPESLVQLQPGASQTAEIVLKDFIASQLTGKASIVLKGRWDMVWNKQKDDITAEMMEQAQLQTEPDVFRGSFASERLEISTA; from the coding sequence ATGAATCTTGCTCGCATCCCAAGTGTGCGCGCTGTTCTTGGCATCAGTCTTACTCTCGTGCTGGCtacattctttttctcgccCTCGTACTCAATGGAGAGCCGCGACAACAGCTCCGGCCCTATTGCTGGCCTACGCGTGGCAATTAAGCAGACCAGCACATCTCCTctcaccatcgccagcacCGTCATCAACGATAATGAGCATACGGTCACTTACCTCGTATACAATTCGCCGTTGGACACTGCTGCCCCATCCATTGGCCTGCTCACCATCACGCCTAGCGGTGCCTCGGAGCCTCTCGCCTTGCCAAAGCTCCAGATTCAAAGACAATGGCCGCCTGGTCCTGAGTCACTCGTCCAGCTACAGCCAGGTGCAAGCCAAACGGCCGAAATTGTTCTCAAAGATTTTATAGCTTCACAACTCACGGGAAAGGCATCTATTGTTCTCAAGGGCCGCTGGGATATGGTGTGGAACAAGCAGAAAGATGATATTACAGCTGAAATGATGGAGCAGGCCCAGCTGCAAACCGAGCCAGACGTCTTTCGTGGTAGCTTCGCTAGCGAGAGGTTGGAAATATCCACCGCATAa
- a CDS encoding uncharacterized protein (EggNog:ENOG41), with protein MTPWQPRPLASRNDTASTDIEGDSTRLDAIPDAELDRPVCRSCNAELVVNCVVIRSRRNASHDPCWQRFELPLRQGRDGDRRPRRTGIHISHFCPWNLLSRAGLVVRETLEA; from the coding sequence ATGAccccttggcagcctcgacCTCTCGCCTCTCGCAACGACACTGCCAGCACGGACATTGAGGGAGACTCGACGCGGCTCGACGCGATACCCGACGCAGAGCTTGACCGACCCGTTTGCCGCAGCTGCAACGCCGAGCTCGTCGTGAATTGCGTCGTCATTCGTTCACGGCGTAACGCAAGCCACGATCCTTGTTGGCAGCGCTTCGAACTGCCCTTGCGCCAAGGGAGAGACGGCGACAGAAGGCCGAGGCGCACCGGGATCCACATATCACACTTTTGCCCTTGGAATCTTCTTTCGCGAGCTGGGCTTGTTGTGAGGGAAACACTGGAAGCTTAA
- a CDS encoding uncharacterized protein (EggNog:ENOG41), with the protein MDNSQRRASGIPRLSRLPRPVSVVQPTPSPTPAPAPAASSTSSLRPRPSRDSLAGDATSARDIQNPKLRASTSRGQLRPGANISERKPSLRNSTSNSSLRSNSTRTPASKPAASKPTGPVSKPLRNISESQRWSTTTNAPASQYKSWAEPSDSSKLDFERDEDSTEASNDLLTSYLNDSAGLSHQVDDGEPPALSPRALSPRALSPRALSPRAFSPSALSPRALSPLSPATSPRGDMPQINAPKPSLSDRTIETLSHLPSSPALRKGSTNSFFDSGRPMSRAESSASRPSSSYTSGGSAGHPSRPGSSGGGDDSGFSNPRKSSANLFKRPLSVIQGTPDRAPGVASSGAQRPRPASRLSGVASKPSSSMPEFRSPSPDKLGKTPTKKVQKPASRPLKPKASARGLAKKAALDAGEKSGSGASAWDGTIAPPAAAVNEDADEPNQTAQKSSTALRDQIAKAKAARRAAMKQTQDQDQAPGAASTPNEMAAIPSNSSFNYDAAFEDPFNLNKGQDAGEMVLKQRIGAARTSGKLNIAALGLKEMPSDVMKMYDMESIGAGGSWAESVELTRLIAADNELETLDDVMFPDLGLEELENDEEGRGNMFGGLETVDLHGNKLLTIPMGFRRFLQLTTLNLSSNRLENGCLEIVAQMTAVRDLKLANNHLTGQLGSCLTSLSALEILDAHGNKLSALPSNIEDLSRLRVLNLSENSFESLAFEGLSKLPLTELDLKKNQLSGTLIDESIDSLPTLQTLDVSVNRLTRLVPADTSINLPVVHTLTLSMNRLQELPDMATWTSLLTLAADTNNISSIPLSFTSLEKVRQADFSSNDIRVVPPEISRMDSLTLLRLSGNPLRDKKFASASTEDIKEALSTRLEPPPPYQEPAGQEPITTMISQLDIEKKQDNMTTINADDADSRSEGDDDFATPPTSAPHSPARSRAQTLVRETWPVKTGGLLDRSRTETSSLSPEMCAELSRSYQIRQAHLHHNLLSAFPGSLQFFSQTLTSLSLSHNKISGDAYLTEDPRSVDNIS; encoded by the exons ATGGATAACTCCCAGAGACGAGCCAGCGGCATCCCCCGCCTCTCTCGGCTTCCTCGCCCAGTCTCCGTAGTCCAGCCAACACCATCTCCAActccggctccggctccggcTGCAAGCTCCACGTCATCGCTTCGTCCAAGGCCATCCCGTGATAGTCTTGCGGGAGACGCAACTAGTGCCAGGGATATCCAGAACCCAAAGCTCCGGGCCTCTACTTCCCGTGGCCAATTGCGCCCCGGCGCCAACATCAGCGAACGAAAGCCATCTTTACGAAACTCAACGTCCAATTCTTCGCTTCGTTCCAACTCCACTCGCACGCCTGCCTCAAAACCTGCTGCCTCGAAACCTACTGGCCCGGTGTCGAAGCCCTTACGAAATATATCCGAGTCCCAAAGATGGAGCACTACTACAAACGCCCCAGCGTCGCAGTATAAGTCTTGGGCAGAGCCATCAGACTCCAGCAAGCTTGATTTTGAGCGGGATGAAGATTCTACAGAAGCATCCAACGACCTGCTCACTTCCTATTTGAATGACTCTGCAGGCTTATCACACCAGGTCGACGATGGAGAGCCCCCGGCTCTCTCACCTCGGGCTCTTTCACCTCGGGCTCTCTCACCTCGGGCCCTCTCGCCCCGGGCCTTTTCACCTTCAGCTCTCTCACCTCGAGCTCTCTCGCCTTTGTCCCCGGCTACCTCTCCGAGGGGAGACATGCCCCAGATCAATGCGCCGAAACCCTCGCTTTCTGATCGCACTATTGAAACTCTTTCGcatctgccttcttctcccgcttTAAGAAAAGGGTCAACAAATTCATTCTTTGACTCAGGCAGGCCCATGTCGCGAGCCGAGAGCTCTgcttcaaggccaagctcCAGCTATACTTCTGGTGGATCTGCAGGGCATCCGTCACGCCCAGGTTCGAGTGGCGGAGGAGACGATTCAGGGTTCTCAAATCCCAGAAAGTCATCAGCCAATCTTTTCAAACGACCTCTTTCGGTTATTCAAGGTACTCCTGATAGAGCTCCAGGCGTCGCATCCAGCGGCGCACAGAGACCGCGTCCAGCCAGTCGTCTTTCTGGAGTAGCCTCGaaaccatcttcttctatgCCGGAGTTcagaagcccaagcccagaTAAACTAGGTAAAACGCCGACGAAGAAAGTTCAGAAGCCAGCGTCCAGGCCACTAAAGCCGAAAGCATCTGCCCGCGGGCTTGCCAAAAAAGCAGCACTTGATGCCGGAGAGAAATCAGGAAGCGGTGCCTCTGCCTGGGACGGTACCATCGCCCCACCTGCTGCAGCAGtgaatgaagatgctgatgagCCGAATCAGACGGCCCAAAAGTCGTCAACAGCACTTCGAGATCAAATTGCCAAAGCAAAGGCAGCTCGGAGAGCGGCTATGAAGCAAACTCAGGATCAGGATCAGGCGCCTGGTGCAGCATCGACTCCTAACGAAATGGCAGCGATTCCCTCAAATAGTAGTTTCAATTACGATGCAGCATTCGAAGATCCTTTCAATTTGAACAAGggccaagatgctggcgAAATGGTCTTGAAACAGCGTATTGGAGCAGCAAGAACAAGCGGTAAGCTGAACATTGCAGCTTTAGGGCTGAAAGAGATGCCAAGCGATGTTATGAAAATGTACGACATGGAGTCTATTGGCGCTGGTGGGAGCTGGGCAGAGAGCGTGGAGTTGACCAGGCTTATCGCCGCAGATAATGAGCTAGAGACGTTGGACGACGTCATGTTTCCAgaccttggccttgaagagcttgagaaCGATGAGGAGGGCCGTGGTAACATGTTTGGAGGGCTCGAGACAGTCGATTTGCATGGCAATAAGCTGCTAACGATTCCTATGGGATTCCGCCGCTTCTTACAGTTAACCACTCTCAATCTG TCGTCAAATCGCCTAGAAAATGGCTGCCTTGAGATTGTCGCGCAGATGACGGCGGTTCGAGATCTCAAATTAGCAAATAATCACCTCACTGGACAATTGGGCTCATGCCTCACTAGCTTGAGTGCGCTGGAGATTCTCGATGCTCATGGAAACAAGCTCTCTGCCCTGCCGTCCAACATTGAAGACCTTTCTCGGCTGCGTGTTCTCAACTTGAGCGAAAACAGCTTTGAATCGCTTGCATTCGAGGGACTTTCGAAACTGCCGCTGACTGAGCTTGATTTGAAGAAAAATCAGCTTTCTGGAACTCTTATTGACGAATCTATCGACTCTCTACCGACACTTCAAACTCTTGATGTCTCGGTAAATAGGCTAACACGACTTGTGCCTGCCGATACCTCGATCAACCTTCCCGTTGTCCATACTCTTACTCTCTCGATGAACCGGCTGCAGGAGCTCCCAGATATGGCCACATGGACAAGTCTCTTGACCCTTGCAGCAGACACAAacaacatctccagcatTCCCCTAAGCTTTACTAGCCTCGAAAAAGTACGACAAGCAGACTTCTCTAGCAATGATATCCGCGTAGTTCCACCTGAGATTTCTCGCATGGACAGCCTCACTTTGCTTCGGCTCAGTGGTAACCCGCTACGTGACAAGAAATTCGCTTCAGCCTCGACAGAGGATATCAAGGAGGCGTTATCGACGAGACTGGAACCTCCTCCCCCGTACCAGGAACCGGCCGGTCAGGAGCCCATCACTACCATGATAAGCCAACTTGacattgagaagaagcaggatAATATGACAACAATCAATGCCGACGATGCAGATAGCAGATCAGAAGGTGACGATGATTTTGCCACACCTCCAACGTCTGCGCCGCATTCACCTGCTAGATCTCGAGCTCAGACGTTAGTGAGAGAGACTTGGCCGGTCAAGACAGGCGGGCTTCTCGATCGTTCACGCACCGAGACGTCTTCATTGAGCCCGGAAATGTGCGCCGAACTTTCCAGGAGTTACCAGATAAGGCAGgcacatcttcatcataaTCTGCTGAGTGCGTTCCCCGGATCCCTTCAGTTCTTCTCACAGACTCTTACGTCTCTGTCCTTGAGCCACAACAAAATCTCGGGCGACGCCTACCTGACAGAAGAT CCTAGGTCCGTTGACAACATTTCTTAA
- a CDS encoding uncharacterized protein (MEROPS:MER0001399~SECRETED:SignalP(1-16)), translating to MKFVAGLIALAALASAAPGKAPTPLGHQARNSLKIFKSGTILDNSAVEKVTITSGEHTVAFDGIRQRISTENLAEDAFQSIPAGESIEVTFDIAEAHDLSLGGKYDIQSAGAFSFAQDGSTQLVGSVPFETNKIEVDIDGEAASARRVAFHQKRTRIQSDCSGSKLSAIQTAVRNCASVAQLAQQAAASGSAAKITEYFKSSSSSVRSTVSGVFSRVASECGSTSGGSSSLYCSDVLGGCSSGVLAYTLPSGSLMAYCNLYFSALPSLSRTCHAQDQANTVIHESTHLSQVKGTQDYGGYGYNFIQSLSASQNLNHADTYALYANAIYVGC from the exons ATGAAGTTTGTCGCTGGTCTCATTGCCCTCGCCGCCTTGGCCTCAGCTGCCCCCGGCAAGGCACCAACCCCCCTTGGACATCAAGCTCGAAA CAGCCTCAAGATCTTCAAGTCCGGTACCATCTTGGATAACAGTGCTGTAGAGAAGGTCACAATCACCTCCGGAG AGCACACTGTTGCCTTTGACGGTATCCGCCAACGCATCTCTACTGAGAATCTAGCTGAAGATGCCTTCCAGAGCATCCCCGCCGGAGAGTCCATCGAGGTGACGTTTGACATTGCCGAAGCCCACGATCTCTCACTCGGCGGAAAGTACGACATCCAGTCTGCCGGTGCCTTCTCCTTTGCCCAAGACGGATCCACTCAACTCGTCGGCTCCGTGCCCTTTGAGACCAACAAAATCGAGGTTGATATTGATGGCGAGGCCGCCTCGGCCCGCCGCGTTGCATTCCACCAGAAGCGCACTCGCATACAAAGCGACTGCAGCGGTAGCAAGCTCAGTGCTATTCAGACCGCCGTCCGCAACTGTGCTTCTGTCGCCCAGCTCGCCCAGCAAGCCGCCGCTTCTGGCTCCGCAGCCAAGATCACAGAGTACTTCAAgtcctccagctccagcgtgCGAAGCACCGTCTCAGGCGTCTTCAGCCGTGTTGCCTCCGAATGTGGCTCaaccagcggcggcagctcttctctctacTGCTCAGATGTACTCGGCGGATGTAGCTCGGGAGTGTTGGCTTACACGCTTCCCAGCGGCAGTCTCATGGCCTACTGCAACCTCTACTTCAGCGCTCTGCCATCTCTGTCTCGAACATGCCATGCGCAAGATCAGGCCAACACGGTCATCCATGAGTCAACGCATCTGTCGCAGGTTAAGGGCACCCAGGACTATGGTGGCTATGGATACAACTTTATCCAGTCTCTATCTGCTTCTCAGAACCTCAACCACGCCGATACTTATGCTCTCTACGCCAACGCCATTTATGTTGGATGCTAA
- a CDS encoding uncharacterized protein (EggNog:ENOG41): MVREQTVSPEAPMPKGYGFLRKGNPFMTGLCRRKTLDAKKTLYVVVNQGKQEGLRAPKWILHQVFSEEKATRERRRGAVERRDAATEDAFAATIKRLFAKIPGEDLKKILRHALRKRSGRVGRTGKLDLDRKAYLAVQAHIRHRHTDYDKITNESKDRDAARDATRGKVSRVLVEWASDPAVMKLGSAVCKDKKGESRRVARVAQKRRASLTATKPTAASRRVTKQRPPSKTSKETTTQPQPVMIDLTQDEDEAEASDATDQVSSVDEDQDSEEDGDASYELSGSEGSDKEYESDNDWLD; encoded by the coding sequence ATGGTTCGCGAACAGACAGTCTCCCCGGAGGCCCCAATGCCAAAAGGCTATGGGTTTCTCAGAAAAGGCAATCCCTTCATGACAGGTCTCTGTCGCCGGAAAACTCTAGACGCCAAAAAGACGTTGTATGTGGTGGTGAATCAAGGCAAACAAGAAGGGTTACGAGCACCAAAGTGGATCTTACACCAAGTCTTCTCGGAAGAGAAGGCAACTCGAGAGAGAAGGCGCGGGGCTGTTGAGAGACGAGATGCAGCAACCGAGGATGCGTTTGCAGCGACTATCAAGAGGCTCTTTGCAAAGATCCCGGGAGAGGATCTGAAGAAAATCTTGAGACATGCCCTCAGAAAGCGAAGCGGCAGGGTCGGTCGCACGGGAAAACTAGACTTGGACAGGAAGGCATATCTAGCAGTTCAAGCGCACATTCGCCATCGCCATACGGACTATGATAAAATCACCAACGAGTCAAAAGACCGAGACGCCGCGAGAGACGCTACCCGCGGAAAAGTCTCGAGGGTCTTGGTTGAATGGGCTAGCGATCCGGCAGTGATGAAACTAGGCAGCGCTGTTTGTaaggacaagaagggagAGTCTCGGAGGGTGGCTCGAGTGGCTCAGAAACGGCGGGCATCTTTGACGGCTACCAAGCCCACAGCAGCATCCAGGCGAGTCACAAAGCAGCGACCTCCCTCAAAGACCTCGAAAGAAACGACGACTCAACCACAGCCGGTGATGATTGACTTGacacaagatgaagatgaggcagaggcaagTGACGCGACGGATCAAGTCTCTTCTGTGGACGAGGACCAGGActcagaagaagatggtgacgCTTCGTATGAGTTGTCCGGTTCGGAGGGCTCTGACAAAGAATACGAAAGCGACAACGACTGGTTGGACTAA